One genomic segment of Kiritimatiellia bacterium includes these proteins:
- a CDS encoding right-handed parallel beta-helix repeat-containing protein, with protein sequence MRSGAITLLAALALSARAQTHRYVDAAAGSDSASGLTPTQAWRTIQRAATSAVPGRIVHIAPGTYRETVGPTNSGTEASPIIFRGETSNGARAILSGAVSSRTLTWVRLTNNTIRLPASVAPSNIYYTALTGWTNLPSRITWVDGTNRMALPRAREPDWTVTTDWKYHENWWQADAGSTDRLWDATTDPAGAYPDVQTGHLGWINGFTNSFLTGAVVVATDHQQAHDTYRRTITQHGAASGYVRFASTTLYTLGSNTKYYVEGPPQCLDRTGEWSIVRIGTTNRLYLWPPNNSHPTNLDLEIARRGIGFNLQHRSHIRVEDLVLQDLTNLEGGYTGNEGAFWIQNWDGDSRGLVFDRLTIRDVPIAFRLYANAALGIVSNLTLQSSDIGPCDSPAILTLFDTGVTARVGISTLLIRSNTFHHLGFASRIDQGIGLLITDPHRLLFEGNHVHDVQQNGLVLAYGEESDSLILGNLFERCAFGAADCAGFKVWASGGASSRILVMRNTFRDNPGWTFPVSQINWWDNSRGRFAGFGTYTDIVRSPTTDHYAVVYYRNAAYRNGYAGFFIAHSRDMALFNNVSAGQPHGLSLDGQLSAMPDLNSNSVAFNNLLLVHQTNSSIYADSGLSIRAPSNEMTRLRADFNVYQVRGEGAAAMRHYHRWDSEAESWRHNLYTNTAEIRDLTPWEDHGRDASPDRDTVADEAAGDFHLYLNSPAVDVADTPQAAMNLLASLESILGIDVEDESVYGAGYDAGMLECHPESVEFVGAAVSEGGQPVITWSSTHGAAYNLEWTTDPFQSEWQSATQLSSSGYTTCFTNTPETDTYFLRVWLDGPE encoded by the coding sequence ATGCGATCCGGCGCCATAACGCTCCTGGCCGCTCTGGCGCTTTCGGCCCGGGCCCAGACGCACCGCTACGTGGATGCCGCGGCGGGATCGGACAGCGCCTCCGGGCTGACCCCGACCCAGGCCTGGCGCACGATCCAGCGCGCCGCCACCAGTGCCGTGCCCGGCCGGATTGTCCATATCGCGCCCGGCACCTACCGCGAAACCGTCGGGCCGACCAACAGCGGCACGGAGGCGTCCCCCATCATCTTCCGCGGCGAAACGTCCAACGGGGCCCGCGCGATCCTCTCCGGCGCCGTCTCGTCCCGGACCCTGACCTGGGTCCGGTTGACCAACAACACCATCCGCCTTCCGGCCAGCGTCGCGCCCAGCAACATCTACTACACGGCCCTGACGGGCTGGACCAATCTGCCCTCCCGGATCACCTGGGTGGACGGGACCAACCGCATGGCGCTGCCCAGGGCGCGCGAGCCGGACTGGACCGTGACCACGGACTGGAAATACCACGAGAACTGGTGGCAGGCCGACGCCGGGTCCACGGACCGGCTCTGGGACGCGACGACCGATCCGGCGGGCGCCTACCCGGACGTCCAGACCGGCCACCTGGGCTGGATCAACGGGTTCACCAATTCCTTCCTCACCGGCGCCGTCGTGGTCGCCACCGACCACCAGCAGGCCCACGACACGTACCGGCGGACCATCACGCAGCACGGGGCCGCCTCGGGCTACGTGCGCTTCGCCTCGACCACGCTCTACACGCTGGGCTCCAACACCAAGTACTACGTCGAAGGCCCGCCGCAGTGCCTCGACCGGACCGGCGAGTGGAGCATCGTCCGGATCGGCACCACGAACCGGCTCTACCTCTGGCCGCCGAACAACAGCCACCCGACCAACCTGGACCTCGAAATCGCGCGGCGCGGTATCGGGTTCAATCTCCAGCACCGGTCGCACATCCGCGTCGAGGACCTGGTCCTCCAGGACCTCACCAACCTCGAGGGCGGCTACACCGGCAACGAAGGCGCATTCTGGATCCAGAACTGGGACGGCGACAGCCGCGGGCTCGTATTCGACCGCCTGACGATCCGTGACGTGCCGATCGCCTTCCGCCTGTACGCCAACGCCGCGCTGGGAATCGTCAGCAACCTCACCCTCCAGAGTTCGGACATCGGGCCGTGCGACAGCCCGGCGATCCTGACCCTGTTCGACACCGGGGTGACGGCCCGGGTGGGCATCTCGACGCTGCTGATCCGGAGCAACACGTTTCATCATCTCGGGTTCGCGTCGCGCATCGACCAGGGGATCGGCCTGCTGATCACCGATCCGCACCGCCTGCTTTTCGAGGGCAACCACGTCCACGACGTCCAGCAGAACGGCCTGGTCCTGGCCTACGGCGAGGAGTCGGACAGCCTGATCCTCGGCAACCTGTTCGAGCGCTGCGCGTTCGGGGCGGCGGACTGCGCGGGGTTCAAGGTTTGGGCCAGCGGCGGCGCGAGCAGCCGGATCCTGGTCATGCGGAACACCTTCCGGGACAACCCGGGCTGGACCTTCCCCGTCAGCCAGATCAACTGGTGGGACAACAGCCGGGGCCGGTTCGCCGGGTTTGGAACCTACACGGATATCGTCCGCAGCCCGACCACGGACCACTATGCCGTGGTGTATTACCGGAATGCCGCCTACCGGAACGGCTACGCCGGGTTCTTTATCGCCCACAGCCGCGACATGGCCCTGTTCAACAACGTGTCCGCCGGCCAGCCTCACGGCCTTTCGCTGGACGGACAGCTCTCCGCCATGCCGGATCTGAACTCGAACAGCGTCGCCTTCAACAACTTGCTTCTGGTCCACCAGACCAACAGCAGCATCTACGCGGATTCCGGCCTCTCCATCCGCGCCCCCAGCAACGAGATGACCCGCCTGCGGGCGGACTTCAACGTGTACCAGGTCAGGGGCGAGGGCGCCGCGGCCATGCGGCATTACCACCGGTGGGACAGCGAAGCCGAATCCTGGCGGCACAACCTCTACACCAACACGGCGGAAATCCGGGACCTGACCCCCTGGGAAGACCATGGCCGGGATGCCTCGCCGGATAGGGACACCGTGGCGGACGAAGCCGCGGGCGATTTCCACCTCTACTTGAACAGCCCCGCCGTCGATGTCGCGGACACCCCCCAGGCCGCGATGAACTTGCTGGCCAGCCTGGAGTCGATCCTCGGGATCGATGTGGAGGATGAATCCGTTTACGGGGCCGGTTATGACGCGGGCATGCTGGAATGCCATCCGGAATCCGTGGAATTCGTCGGAGCGGCCGTTTCCGAAGGCGGCCAACCCGTGATCACCTGGTCCAGCACACACGGAGCCGCCTACAACCTGGAATGGACGACCGACCCGTTTCAATCAGAATGGCAATCTGCAACACAATTATCTTCAAGTGGTTACACTACATGCTTCACAAACACGCCCGAAACTGACACCTATTTTCTTCGGGTCTGGCTGGACGGGCCGGAATAA
- a CDS encoding ATP-binding cassette domain-containing protein — MIAEPVLNGLLHFFALAAAPLRGGAREAARRRTLDYLNNHVGLADAGVYIGLYQDLTELHEGADEAALLRAAEEIVAPLKPRLRGAERMAAVLHILDLAGAVAPHSEWPARLARQLGRDLDLDAETGRIQEFLAHPPGPGGRWMGDGEFHGRLAVLALGVERLILVQPSGNEPVWLEGHPLEAGRGWLLHPGQVLRDRWGSERSHAAVAAAVRGDAAAGPVLDFRGANLSYRFPDGRYGLHDFSFAERSGRLVGIMGASGAGKSTLLNILNGTLRPGTGEVRLNGRDIHAGPGAAEGVIGFVPQDDLLFEDLTVFENLDYAARLCLAHLDEAERTARVRSLLTELGQADIAGLKVGSPLQQAISGGQRKRLNIALELIREPTVLFVDEPTSGLSSADSATVMSLLKEQAARDKLVFVVIHQPSSKLFRLFDALWILDLGGWPVFTGTPVEAVAYFRDRGNLPGAWESICPGCGSVNPEQIFDILEARTVDHAGQSTRRRRVSPEQWNERYREVEAERARPPPPADLPPPVPSLRRPGRLGQLAVFFRRNVRARLANAAYRLVTLLEPPVLGLLTGLVSRGAFGGGASFHENNNVHVFFFMSVIVAVFLGLSVSAEEICRDARILRRERFLHLSWWSYIESKTLYLALVAALQMALFVLVAFPLVGIPGLLFRGWAALFLCAFCSGLLGLNISASFRSAVTIYILIPLLIVPQMLLGGVVIPYDDLLAPRSRAREVPWYANLMPPRWGYEALVVEQYLRNAYMRPLAEADARLRLAEFDLDHYLPELVGLLQSIPLLREEGRTDALAARQRILTNELARLEQRMDRPAGAGGSDLFDDAGRARAEEYLAACRQTVFEQRRAAAADKRAILDRLEAELGAEGLERLKRRNTSRSIEKQALNLQDFRPLGEAEDGLYVRTLPVYRVPESRWGGAHFLAGCKRWGGGLWPTYAFNLAALAALSAALFGLLGIRALPRLLRNR; from the coding sequence ATGATCGCCGAACCCGTCCTTAACGGGCTGCTGCACTTCTTCGCGCTGGCCGCCGCGCCGCTGCGCGGCGGCGCCCGCGAGGCCGCCCGCCGCCGGACGCTGGATTACCTCAACAATCACGTCGGGCTCGCGGACGCGGGCGTGTACATCGGGCTCTACCAGGACTTGACCGAGCTGCACGAGGGCGCGGACGAGGCCGCGCTACTCCGCGCCGCGGAGGAGATCGTCGCCCCGCTGAAACCGCGATTGCGCGGCGCCGAGCGGATGGCGGCGGTCCTCCATATCCTGGACCTGGCCGGGGCGGTGGCGCCGCATTCCGAATGGCCCGCCCGGCTCGCCCGGCAGCTGGGCCGGGACCTGGACCTGGACGCGGAGACCGGCCGCATCCAGGAGTTCCTCGCCCATCCGCCCGGCCCCGGCGGGCGATGGATGGGGGACGGCGAGTTTCACGGCCGGCTCGCGGTCCTGGCGCTGGGCGTCGAGCGGCTGATCCTCGTGCAGCCCTCCGGGAACGAGCCGGTCTGGCTGGAGGGGCATCCGCTGGAGGCGGGCCGGGGCTGGCTCCTGCATCCCGGCCAGGTCCTGCGCGACCGGTGGGGCAGCGAACGGTCCCACGCGGCCGTCGCCGCGGCCGTTCGCGGGGATGCCGCCGCGGGCCCGGTCCTGGATTTCCGCGGCGCGAACCTGTCCTACCGGTTCCCGGACGGCCGCTACGGCCTTCACGATTTTTCCTTCGCCGAGCGGAGCGGCCGGCTCGTGGGCATCATGGGCGCCAGCGGCGCGGGCAAGTCCACCCTGCTGAACATCCTCAACGGCACGCTGCGCCCCGGCACGGGAGAGGTCCGGCTCAACGGGCGCGATATTCACGCGGGGCCGGGCGCCGCCGAGGGGGTGATCGGGTTCGTGCCGCAGGACGACCTGCTGTTCGAGGACCTGACCGTCTTCGAGAACCTCGACTATGCCGCCCGGCTCTGCCTGGCCCACCTGGACGAGGCGGAGCGGACGGCCCGCGTCCGGTCCCTGCTGACCGAGCTCGGCCAGGCGGACATCGCGGGGCTCAAGGTCGGCTCCCCGCTGCAGCAGGCCATCAGCGGCGGCCAGCGCAAGCGGCTGAACATCGCCCTCGAACTGATCCGCGAGCCGACCGTGCTGTTCGTGGACGAGCCTACGTCGGGCCTTTCCTCCGCCGATTCCGCGACGGTGATGAGCCTGCTCAAGGAACAGGCCGCGCGGGACAAGCTGGTGTTCGTGGTGATCCACCAGCCCTCCTCGAAGCTATTCCGCCTCTTCGACGCGCTGTGGATTCTCGACCTGGGAGGCTGGCCCGTCTTCACCGGCACGCCCGTCGAGGCCGTGGCCTATTTCCGGGATCGCGGGAATCTGCCGGGCGCCTGGGAATCCATCTGCCCGGGCTGCGGCAGCGTGAACCCCGAGCAGATTTTCGACATCCTCGAGGCCCGGACCGTCGATCACGCCGGGCAGTCCACCCGCCGGCGCCGGGTCTCGCCGGAGCAGTGGAACGAGCGATACCGCGAGGTCGAGGCGGAGCGCGCCCGGCCGCCGCCGCCCGCGGACCTCCCTCCGCCGGTCCCCAGCCTGCGGCGGCCCGGCCGGCTGGGCCAGTTGGCGGTCTTCTTCCGGCGCAACGTCCGGGCGCGCCTGGCCAATGCCGCCTATCGGTTGGTCACCCTCCTCGAGCCGCCGGTCCTCGGGCTGCTGACGGGCCTGGTCTCGCGCGGCGCGTTCGGCGGGGGCGCCTCGTTCCACGAGAACAACAACGTGCACGTGTTCTTCTTCATGAGCGTCATCGTCGCGGTGTTTCTCGGTTTGAGCGTCAGCGCCGAGGAGATCTGCCGCGACGCGCGCATCCTGCGGCGCGAGCGCTTCCTTCACTTGAGCTGGTGGAGCTACATCGAGTCCAAGACCCTCTACCTGGCCCTCGTGGCGGCCCTCCAGATGGCCCTCTTCGTCCTCGTCGCCTTCCCGCTCGTCGGGATCCCCGGCCTGCTGTTCCGGGGCTGGGCGGCGCTCTTCCTGTGCGCGTTCTGCTCCGGGCTGCTGGGCCTGAACATCTCCGCGTCCTTCCGCTCGGCCGTGACGATCTACATCCTCATCCCGCTGCTCATCGTGCCCCAGATGCTGCTCGGCGGCGTGGTGATCCCGTACGACGATCTCCTCGCGCCGCGGTCGCGAGCGCGGGAGGTCCCGTGGTACGCCAACCTCATGCCGCCGCGCTGGGGCTACGAGGCGCTCGTCGTGGAGCAGTACCTGCGCAATGCCTACATGCGCCCCCTGGCGGAGGCGGACGCGCGGCTGCGCCTGGCCGAGTTCGACCTGGACCACTACCTGCCGGAGCTGGTGGGACTCCTCCAGTCGATCCCCTTGCTGCGGGAGGAGGGGCGGACCGATGCGCTGGCCGCGCGGCAGCGCATCCTGACGAACGAGCTGGCCCGCCTGGAACAGCGCATGGACCGGCCGGCCGGCGCGGGCGGATCCGACCTGTTCGACGACGCGGGGCGGGCCCGGGCGGAGGAGTACCTGGCGGCCTGCCGGCAAACCGTGTTCGAACAGCGCCGGGCCGCCGCCGCGGACAAGCGGGCGATCCTGGACCGGCTGGAAGCGGAGCTCGGCGCGGAAGGCCTGGAGCGGCTCAAGCGGCGGAACACGAGCCGTTCCATCGAGAAGCAGGCCCTCAACCTGCAGGATTTCCGACCCCTCGGCGAGGCGGAGGACGGGTTGTATGTACGGACCCTGCCCGTGTACCGGGTTCCGGAGTCGCGCTGGGGCGGCGCGCATTTCCTGGCCGGCTGCAAGCGGTGGGGCGGCGGGCTCTGGCCGACCTACGCCTTCAACCTCGCCGCCCTCGCGGCGCTGTCCGCGGCCCTGTTCGGCCTGCTGGGAATCCGGGCGCTGCCCCGCCTGCTCCGGAACCGCTGA